From Venturia canescens isolate UGA chromosome 3, ASM1945775v1, whole genome shotgun sequence:
GAAATCAGTCGCGAGAGTCCTGAAGTTTGACCTCGCTGACTTtcgttgtttttattattttaagttAGACCGGAAATGCGAGGACGGGCTCTCAGTAAGTGAGCTCGCAATGAGCCTCGTGATCTTTTCTGTCTTTTCTCGCGTGATATTGGCTCTTGTGGCTGACGAGACTGTTGCGAGATTTGTAGCTACGCCCGCATTGGTCACAGGCCAAAGATTGCGGCACGTAGAAGTGGGTGTCGGCGAGATGGCGTTGGAGGGACCAAgcgcgtgaaaaagttttctgACAAAACCGGCAGTAAGTCGTGCTCCCGGAGGTGCGGAGGTGAGCGGCATATTTGCGTTCGGTTTCGGCAACCGGTCGACGGCTCATTCCACGCAATTTGACGCGAGGTTTGAGGGCGTCCGAGGTGTGCTCGAGCTTCCTCGTGGACGAATGATTCTCGGCCGACGCAGTAGTTTGCTTGGCAACGTTACGATTTTTGTTACGTTGGCGATAATCACCGTTGCCATGAGAATTCCCGACGTCGTAATCGTCATCGGTGTCATCGAGCACGAAACAGGATTCGAAGTCATCGACCACGTTACATTTGGGCGACGCCGGTTCGCTCTTGAACGCGATTTGCTTGTTGATCTCGTCGAGAAGATCGATTATCGGCAGGTCCTCATGCTGCTGATCCGTCATCATCGAGCCGAGTCGATCACTGTGACGTTCCCGCTCGTCCGAAGTTGTCGCGAAAATCGACGCATCTGCTGTACCCCGATAACGACTTTTCGAGGCTTCGTCGTTATCGTGCTCGCGAACAGCCTCGTTCTTGtgctcgtcctcgtcgttatCATTGCCCTGCGgcccatcatcatcatcatcatcatcatcatcattatcgtcatcgtcctcatcctcctcttcctcttcctcctcctcctcatcATCATCCCCATCATCAACATCATCATCTTCTCCGCTGCTCCTTTCGATGCGTCGGTTGCCCTCATGGCACACCCTGTCGGACGTGATTGCGGACCGCCAACCCCCGTCCTCCTCGGCGACCTCCCGGTCTGCAACCAAAGAGGATGGGGGGGCTGAGTCCAATACCGTTTCGCAACATAGTACCTCTACACAGCTCCACGGCTACATTAAAGAGTAGGATACTTAAAAACAGATCCGCGAGCCCTTATTTATTTCAACGACGCAACATAGAATCGCCACTATGAATGTCGGGCGAGCCATACGCGCTGAGGCACACAGCGACGTGCACGAACGAAAATTCCTATCTTTACGAGTATGGGCGAgtaggagaaagaaaaaagtgaaagttAAGTAGGAAAGGctgagagggaaaaaatgttcaaagtcGCTGGTGTGTTTGCGCGGTAAAAGTGGTTGGGAAGGGGGGGGCGAGGGGGGCCTCGTCAAAATTCCGCGCTGCGAGCGGAGGAGCGGACTTTATTGTGGTGGATGAAGTAGGCTCGTGACGAAGGTACAAGGACGCAAAGCGAGTGGACGGAGGAAGACATTC
This genomic window contains:
- the LOC122407506 gene encoding broad-complex core protein-like isoform X3, with protein sequence MVDTQHFCLRWNNYQSSITSAFENLRDDEDFVDVTLACDGKSLKAHRVVLSACSPYFRELLKSTPCKHPVIVLQDVAFSDLHALVEFIYHGEVNVHQRSLSSFLKTAEVLRVSGLTQQADQTERDELADEGFPRGGSPPTPATPTPTSVQHMLRRGQIRRNEMRSPDSHDETTKRIRVHSPPLNNNDATPTDFSMVKNHLSSKVEGNGLHDENSRIADDNIKCEPLELTGGNGGAAANNEDSSDSGAAASDRPPASASSNEHDHEPEHPSTPNYLPESKLFTSTPGSFNFSMAALTTDHTPLSVKFPGLGHGLQTPDLAGTSQDREVAEEDGGWRSAITSDRVCHEGNRRIERSSGEDDDVDDGDDDEEEEEEEEEDEDDDDNDDDDDDDDDGPQGNDNDEDEHKNEAVREHDNDEASKSRYRGTADASIFATTSDERERHSDRLGSMMTDQQHEDLPIIDLLDEINKQIAFKSEPASPKCNVVDDFESCFVLDDTDDDYDVGNSHGNGDYRQRNKNRNVAKQTTASAENHSSTRKLEHTSDALKPRVKLRGMSRRPVAETERKYAAHLRTSGSTTYCRFCQKTFSRAWSLQRHLADTHFYVPQSLACDQCGRSYKSRNSLVSHKSQYHARKDRKDHEAHCELTY